CAAATCCGAGCAGAGCAGCGCAAAAATCAGCACGGCATTATCCCGGTTTCGCTCGCCCCAAAGAGCGCTAAGGAATGCCTGGGGCATTTTATTTCTCAGACCACCGTTCACATGGAGGATATTCCCCGATTTGAGGCGCAAGCTCGAGCAGGACAAGAAGTGTATCCGAATCAAAGCCGGCACTGGGTGCTGTTTAAACTGATCGAGCGGCTGTTAGTGGATCGCCATGAAGCCCAAACATTTCTGAACAAGTTTTGGCAGGGGTACAGCGAGTGTATTTTTCAGTTAAAGGATAAGTCTTCAACATTGAGCGGGTTTGAGTTTGTCGAGTTCGTAGACGGCATCTTTGGCAACATAGAAAGAGCGCTGCACAACGCGCTTGCCCTGACTGTGCAGCAACAACAGCAACATCTTAAACATCAGCAAGATTATTTAGTGGCGCGCGGAATATGGGAAGAGTTGGATAACTCGGCTGGAGTAGATGTATCGACGGGTTCTGAGCCGTTGAATGGGATGAGAAATGTGGAAGATTTATGGGTAGACCTGAAAGATTCGGATCAGATCGATCAAGAGAGGTTATTGAACCGGTTGAATCTGGTGGAGGATGCCGCGATTCAGGGCTTTCTAGTGGAGCGGGTAGAGCAGGACAGGAGGCTGGTGAAGCCGCTGCTGGCGTGGATCAAAGCCTCAAAGCAGACAGACTCCGTGAGTCAAGGGGCGGCGAATGCCATGACAATCCTGGTCAGAGCGGGGATTCAGTTTAATGGAATGGATTTAAAGGGGATCCGGATCCCTGGAGCGGATCTGAGTTTTGGGATGTTGGATTCAGCGCAGTTGCAGGGATCGGATTTAAGCGGGGTGAAGCTTCGTACAAGCTGGCTACGCGAGGCGAATTTAAGCCGCGCGCAGATGGCTGGGGTGCAGTTTGGTGAATGGGCGTATTTGCAAGAAGAGAGCACGGTCCATTCCTGTGCGTATTCACCGGATGGGAAAACCTGTGCGATGGGTCTTGCAAACGGCAAGATCAACCTCTATGACACCTCAAGCTGGGCAAAAATCCACACCTTAGAAGGACATATCTCCTCTGTTTATAGCGTGGTGTATTCGCCGAGCGGAGCGCAGATCGCCTCGGGCAGTAAGGACGGGACGGTGCGGCTGTGGGGCGCGCACAGCGGCGCGGCGGGGCGCGCCTTAAAAGGGCATACCTCCTCTGTTAATAGCGTGACGTATTCGCCGAGCGGAGCGCAGATCGCCTCGGGCAGTGATGACAAGACGGTACGACTGTGGGACGCGCACAGCGGCGCGGCGGGGCACACCTTAGAAGGGCATACCTCCGCTGTTTTGAGCGTGGTGTATTCGCCGAACGGAACGCAGATCGCCTCGGGCAGTGGTGACCATACGGTGCGGCTGTGGGACGCGCACAGCGGCACGGCGGAGCACACCTTAGAAGGACATATCTCCTCTGTTTATAGCGTGGTGTATTCGCCGAGCGGCGCGCAGATTGCCTTCGGCAGTGGTGAGAGGACGGTGCGGCTGTGGGACGCGCACAGCGGCACGGCGGGGCACACCTTAGAAGGCCATACCGCCTCCGTTAGGAGCGTGGTGTATTCGCCGGATGGAGGGCAACTCGCCTCGGGCAGTATGGACAATACGATGCGGCTGTGGGACGTGCACAGCGGTGCCCTCGTGCACACCTTAGACGGACATACAGGTCCAGTTTTGAGCGTGCAGTATTCGCCGAGCGGCGCGCAGATTGCCTCGGGCAGCCATGATAAGACAGTGCGGTTATGGGACGTTCAAGGCGAGGCGCTCGACCTCACCTTGACTGGCCATACCGACTCTGTTTTGAGCGTGGTGTATTCGCCAAGCGGTGATCAGATCGCCTCGGGCAGTGATGACAATACGGTGCGGCTGTGGGACGCGCACAGCGGCGCGGCGGTGCGCACCTTAGAAGGCCATACCTCCTCTGTTTTTAGCGTGGTGTATTCGCCAAGCGGTGCGCAGATCGCCTCGGGCAGTTGGGACAATACGGTGCGTCTGTGGGACGCGCAAAGCGGAGCGGCGGGGCACACCTTAGAAGGGCATGCAGACTCTGTTAATAGCGTGGTGTATTCGCCGAGCGGAGCGCAGATCGCCTCGGGCAGTGAGGACAATACGGTGCGGCTGTGGGATGTGAAAAGCGGCGCGGCTGGGCACACCTTAGAAGGGCATGCAGACTCTGTTAATAGTGTGGTGTATTCGCCGAGCGGTGATCAGATCGCCTCGGGCAGTGAGGACAATACGGTGCGGCTGTGGGATGTGAAAAGCGGCGCGGCGGGACACATCTTAGAAGGCCATACCGACGCTGTTTGGAGCGTGGTGTATTCACCGAGCGGCGCGCAGATCGCCTCGGGCAGTGATGACAATACGGTGCGGCTGTGGGACGCGCAAAGCGGCGCCGCTGGGCACACTTTAGTAGGACATACCTCCACTGTTTCGAGCGTGGTGTATTCGCCGAGCGGTGATCAGATTGCCTCGGGCAGTGAGGACGAAACGGTGCGGCTGTGGGAAGTGACCTCGGGCACGTGTCTCAGAGTGATTCAGACGTTTAGTCGTTCAGTTTATAGTGTGGCCTGGACGGAGTTGAATGGACACCAGTATTTAGTGACAGGTAGCGAAGATCAGTCCGTGCGACACTGGGAGATCCCAAAAGACGGCGCCGGCTATCAGGCGAAACTGTGCTGGAGTACTAGGCATGACGTGCTGAATGTGACGGAGATGCGGATTGAAGGGGTGCAAGGCTTAAGCGAGATGAATAGACGTCTTTTGAAGCAGCGTGGGGCAGTCGGCGGTGCATGATCGCTGAGCGCTTCAAACAGGACGGCCTGGCGTGGGGAGTCGGGCCTCGGCCCAATCCGACTGTTGGGGGGCAGTCGGGTTAGGATAGGGGCATTTAACATAAGCCCCTATTCTTGACAGCTTTTAACTATAAATTATAAAAACTAATCGTTTTAAGCTATGGCGTGGCTCGCCCCAAATGTATGTGCTGCAGCGCAGCGGATAATCTCTTCATTCACCTTAACGGTCTTCACGCGTATACTAAAGACGCAATATGTAGAGCGTGGAACCTTGAATTTCATAGTGCATTTCATAATGCTCTACAAAAATTCGGCGGACCTCTCTACTTGCGTATAAAATAATATTTATGCAAACTCCATTCTTATGGAGCGAAAGTATTGACCTGCTCCCCGTAATTAGCTACATATCTGAGTAGAATCCGAGGGTTTAAATTGATATATAGCCGCAAACTCAGTAGGGGTGTTATACGCTAGGGCACTATGGGGGCGAGCTAAATTGTAATCTTGCCGCCACCCTTCAATAAGAGTACGTGCCTCATGCAAACTCAAGAACCAATGAACATTGAGACACTCATCTCGAAAGCGCCCGTTAAAGCTCTCGATATAGGCGTTCTGGGTTGGTTTCCAGGTTGTGTAAAAACTAGGTTGACGCCGCGTTTATGCGCCCATGCATCGAGCATTTGGCTGGTAAACTCGGGCCCATGATCCACGCGAATCATCTTCGGCAAAGCGCGATGTTGAGCGATACGATCCAACACCCGAGTGACCCGCAGCCCAGAAATTGAGGTATCGACTTCTATGGCTAGGCTCTCCTTGGTAAAATCATCGACCACGTTCAAACAACGTATGCGTCTCCCATTATCCAAAGCGTCATGGACGAAATCCATAGACCACGCATGGTTCGGCTGTTCCCGTAATTGCAAAGGCACTCTTTCAGTTAAGCCAATTCGTTTGCGATGACGCTTTCTCACCGCCAAGCCAGCCTGCCTATACAATCTATACACTCGCTTAACATTGATGGCCCAGCCTTCTCGTTTCAGGAGTATATGGATGCGCCGATAGCCAAAGCGCCTCCTCTCGTTAGCCAATACGCTTATGCGTTCTCTCACCTGACCATCGGAATCGCCTTTGGACTCATAATGCAGTACCGAAGTCGATAATTTGACGAGCCCACACGCTCGGCGTTCTGACAGCTGCCACTCCGCTTTTAGAAGCGCTACTGCTTCTCGCCTAGCTTGCGGGCTCACCACTTTCGGGAGACTACGTCCTTCAACGCTGCATTATCCAATAAAGCTTCTGCCAATAAACGCTTCAGTTTGTTATTTTCTCCTTCTAGAGCCTTTAGGCGTTTGGCATCTGAAACTTCCATTCCTCCATATTTTTCCTTCCATTTGTAGTAGGTCGATTTAGAAAAACCATGCTGCCGGCACAGTTCTTCTACTCCTAAGCCCGCTTCTCCATCCCTTAAAAATCTTATGATTTGCTCTTCGCTAAATCTTTGCTTCATCGTCCTTCCTTATTACTGTGGACTCTATTATCTTATGAAGCTAATTTCGGGGGCAGGTCAATATGTCTGAGAATAAATTACACCGCGAAAGCCATTTGCGGTATAGCCAGAGCTAAATCATTGACCAGTGAGGAGCACAAAGCAATTGCAAAAAGCTGTTGCTGCAAGATGGGATATCAGCCGCTATGAGGGCGTTACAAAGGCCCACCACAGCGGCGTTATTAAAATTGGGAATATAGAAGTGGAATGTGCTGTGCTCAGCGATGGAGTTCACGTTCTTTCAGAGCGGGTATTAGCCAAGGTTTTCAGTAGAGAAATGCTTGATGGCTTGTATTCATCACAAACGCCAGAATTTTTTTTCACGTAAAAGTTCTGGTAAAGAGTTTATTAGAAAATAGCTTTTCTTATAATTTTTTCTCAAATATCAAGTCACATAATATGTAAAGTAGATCCGACCAATCAGAAGTGCTTTCTAATGATGCCATTCTGACTTTGATAAAGAGGTTACAAAATAATCAAGATAGAAATGAGCGTTATGATGCTGCTCGCGCACTAGCCAAGCAGAAAATGTTGCCCATCAAAGTGATCTTGGACTTAACGTTTCTGATGAAGAAAGATAAAGAGGGTGTCGCGAAAGCTTCTCGAGCGTTAGAATTTAATTTTCTAAGTTAATCCAATAAAGATGAGCACATCGCGCAAAATACCTTTTGCTGATAATAAGCAGTTTGATTTATTTGAAGGGGTACCTGCTGCATCAAAAGGAGTGAAGTTACAAACGTCGGTGAAGACGGGCCGCCGGTTTGTAGCGTGCGGTGCGCGAGAGATTTACCTTGGTAGTATGCGACTAGAAGATTATTTAAAGCACGCCAATCAGCGCACACCCTTGATCGTATCGCAGTTACTGGATGCCCAGGACTGGGCGCCTTTTGAACAGAGATATGCTGCGACGGGGCGTGCTCCGTATAGTCCACGTTATATGATGGGTTTGATTCTGTATGGGGTGATGCAAGGAGTGAGCTCATTGCGAGAATTAGAGAAGCTCGCGCGACTCGATTTGGGATGTATGTGGGTTGCGGGTGGAATTACGCCAGATCACGCCAATATCGGGCGTTTCATCGTGATGCATGAAGAGTCACACACACAGGGTTTTTTTGAGTCCTTGACAGGATCGATTTTGAAAGCGAGCCATTCAAATGGAAAGCGTTTAGCGGGTGATGGAACGATCATTGAAGCAGCGTGTTCACACTATAAATTATTGAAAGAAGAAGCGGTGCGTGAACGTATAATCAAGGCACACCAGGCACTTGAGAAGGCGCCAGATAGTAAAGTTGGACAAAAGGAGCTAGAGAGAGCCAGGCAATGCCAGGCACTGTTTGATGAACGCCTAGCTGCCCGTAAAATCCATAATGGTAAAGGCGAAGTGTTTATCAGTGCCCAAGAGCCTAAAGCGGTGGTACAGCGTTTAAAGCGAGGCCGTGGCTTTGCAGCTTCCTATAAACCATCGGTGCTTGCTAATGAAGATCGCATTGTGGTTGCACATGCGCTGCATGCCTCAAGTGAAACCCGAGTCATGGCTACAATGCTTGAAACGCACTACAGGGCAGCATGCAGCAGAACTGCTGCTCGATCAGGGTATTTCGATAATACGGTTATCCAATGTACTTTGGATCGAGAGATCAGCTTATTATGCTCGCCAGATAAGTCCTCCGAAGAGGTTGAAGGGGAGAAAAAATTTCGTAAGGGACAATTTCAATATGACGCTATCCAGGATACCTATCGTTGCCCCGCAGGCCAGGATTTGCATGTGATAACACAAACCAAGCCGACAGCACTAACGCGGGCACGCCGCATTTATGCAATTATGCAATTACCTCATGCGAGGGTTGTGCTTTACGCACGCGCTGCACGAAATCAGCAGTAGGACGGCGCATTGAACGCTACCCCGAAGATGAAGCACGGGATGCACTCAGAATAGTGATGCAGCATCCGCAAGCGCGCCGTATCCTTAGGTGTGCGATTTACAGACATCGGTGCGCCACGAAGGCGCAAGGAAGGAATTTCTTCTAAGCAGCCATGCTGTACAAGAGATGATGGTAGGCCCATCGGTGTCGGCGTACAGGCGCAGGCACCAAACTACCCACTGCTGCTGCGTTTAAGAGACGTGGTGGTGCGCGAGTTGGGAAAAGGTTGAGCAAGACTCGATCAGGTATGAATCGAAGAGACGAACGCAAGTGAACCGCTGATGAAGTGTCGAAAGTATAAAGATGATGTCGAAACCACGGGGGTGATGTTGCTGTGGGATAAGCGCAGGGGGCGGCCTGTTGACTGCCTGCGCGGCATCCGGCATGAAGGCGGCGTGAAGTCGATTCAGGCTCTTGTGCGGAACGTGGGAACCTGTCATCCCGATGCAAAGGGAGAGACGCAAATGGAGGTTCCATGAGCGTTAGAGTACCAATGCGGGGTACAGGGGCGGAGCAAGTTGTATTAGCAAAGAAGGACCGTAATGGGTCTGGAGCGAAGGACTTGCCCCATTGTGCTGAAGCTACAGCAACAACCACAAGCAGCAATGCATATGGGAGGATTGCAATAGCGAGAGCAAAGCCGCTTCCTATAAGCAAACGCCAAGTATGGGAGGCCTATAAGCTAGTAAAGGCCAATGGCGGAGCAGCAGGTGTCGACGGTCAGACACTGGATGAGTTTAGAACAGAGGAATGCAATAACCTCTATAAACTCTGGAACAGACTGGCTTCAGGCAGCTATATGCCGCCAGCAGTCAAACGTGTGGAAATCCCCAAAGGCGCTGGAGGGATGAGGCCGCTGGGTATACCTACCGTAGCGGATCGCATTGCCCAGATGGTGGTCAAGCAAATAGTGGAGCCAATTGTAGATCCGCTATTCCATGAAGACTCCTATGGCTATCGACCGGGGAAATCAGCGCATCAAGCGTTGGCACAAGCGCGGCAACGTTGCTGGAAATATGCATGGGTGCTAGAGCTCGATATCAAAGGCTTCTTTGACAATATGGACCATGAGCTGCTGCTCAAAGCAGTGCACCACCATGTCAAAGAGCGGTGGGTGGTGATGTACATAGAGCGCTGGTTGAAAGCGCCAGTGCAAATGCCAGATGGGACCACCCAGCAACGCACGCGTGGCGTGCCGCAAGGTGGTGTGATCAGCCCATTATTATCGAATCTCTTTCTGCACTATGCCTTTGATAAATGGATGCAACGGCATCACAAAAGCATACCGTTTGAGCGGTACGCTGACGATGCGGTATGCCATTGTCACAGTCAAGTGCAAGCCCAAGTGCTTATGGAACAGCTACGCAAACGCTTTGAACACTGTGGGTTGGAATTGCATCCGCAGAAAACTCGCGTAGTGTACTGTAAAGATGCAGATCGGCGAGGTGACTACCCCGACACATGCTTCGACTTTCTGGGCTATACATTTAGGCCTCGGTTGTCTAGGACGCGGTGGGGTAAGCACTTCGTCAACTTCAGTCCAGCAGTGAGTGCCAAAGCTGCGAAAGCGATACGTCAAGAGGTCCGAAGCTGGAAACTGCAATTACGCAGTGATAAGGCGCTGGACGACTTGGCGCGCATGTTTAATGCGAAGATCCGTGGATGGGTGAACTACTACAGTGCCTTCTACAAATCGGCGCTGTATCCGACCCTTGTGCAGATCGACACTAAACTAGCATTGTGGGCTACTCGAAAATACAAACGTTTGCGTGGACATCGTCGCCGAGCACGTCACTGGCTGGCGCGGATTGCACGTAAACATACTTGGATGTTTGCACACTGGCCATTGCTATGGAAACAGGCTTCAGTGGGAAGAGCCGGATGAGCGGAGACGTTCACGTCCGGTTCCGTGAGCACCTGAAGGGGGGGGGCCTTTGGGTGACTCGACTTTCACTTTTTTGCAAACCGTTTTTCATGTTTTTTAGCATAAAGATAAGTGGGATGATTAGTTCAGTAGGACTGTCACAAATGCGTAGCAGCGATAGCTAAATCGACTTTCCAATTGCTATAA
The Mycoavidus cysteinexigens genome window above contains:
- a CDS encoding transposase, with the protein product MSTSRKIPFADNKQFDLFEGVPAASKGVKLQTSVKTGRRFVACGAREIYLGSMRLEDYLKHANQRTPLIVSQLLDAQDWAPFEQRYAATGRAPYSPRYMMGLILYGVMQGVSSLRELEKLARLDLGCMWVAGGITPDHANIGRFIVMHEESHTQGFFESLTGSILKASHSNGKRLAGDGTIIEAACSHYKLLKEEAVRERIIKAHQALEKAPDSKVGQKELERARQCQALFDERLAARKIHNGKGEVFISAQEPKAVVQRLKRGRGFAASYKPSVLANEDRIVVAHALHASSETRVMATMLETHYRAACSRTAARSGYFDNTVIQCTLDREISLLCSPDKSSEEVEGEKKFRKGQFQYDAIQDTYRCPAGQDLHVITQTKPTALTRARRIYAIMQLPHARVVLYARAARNQQ
- the ltrA gene encoding group II intron reverse transcriptase/maturase — encoded protein: MSVRVPMRGTGAEQVVLAKKDRNGSGAKDLPHCAEATATTTSSNAYGRIAIARAKPLPISKRQVWEAYKLVKANGGAAGVDGQTLDEFRTEECNNLYKLWNRLASGSYMPPAVKRVEIPKGAGGMRPLGIPTVADRIAQMVVKQIVEPIVDPLFHEDSYGYRPGKSAHQALAQARQRCWKYAWVLELDIKGFFDNMDHELLLKAVHHHVKERWVVMYIERWLKAPVQMPDGTTQQRTRGVPQGGVISPLLSNLFLHYAFDKWMQRHHKSIPFERYADDAVCHCHSQVQAQVLMEQLRKRFEHCGLELHPQKTRVVYCKDADRRGDYPDTCFDFLGYTFRPRLSRTRWGKHFVNFSPAVSAKAAKAIRQEVRSWKLQLRSDKALDDLARMFNAKIRGWVNYYSAFYKSALYPTLVQIDTKLALWATRKYKRLRGHRRRARHWLARIARKHTWMFAHWPLLWKQASVGRAG